One Tamlana carrageenivorans genomic region harbors:
- a CDS encoding DUF6146 family protein: MASTAKPRGYYSQSFSENRNAQYVMEWNQRVIQPQRYAPNLYELQINYNQGTDYGYEVNYLLYNYFVYFQFKYKQRLGPYVPRI; the protein is encoded by the coding sequence GTGGCTAGCACAGCTAAACCCAGAGGGTATTATTCTCAAAGTTTTTCAGAAAACAGAAACGCTCAATATGTCATGGAGTGGAATCAACGGGTAATACAACCGCAACGGTATGCTCCCAATTTATACGAGTTACAAATTAATTACAACCAAGGTACAGATTATGGATATGAAGTAAACTATCTGCTTTATAATTATTTTGTATATTTTCAATTTAAATACAAACAAAGATTAGGGCCATATGTTCCTAGAATTTAA
- a CDS encoding DUF6787 family protein — protein sequence MKFVNKLKERWEIEHNWEVIVILIVFSVTGSTASYIGKPILNYLNITTENLGGFGYWTIRILLLFVMYQFLLVFFGWLFGQHKFFWNFEKKMLRRIGLKRFVD from the coding sequence ATGAAATTTGTGAATAAACTAAAAGAACGTTGGGAAATTGAACATAACTGGGAAGTTATTGTCATACTTATAGTATTTTCTGTTACGGGCTCTACAGCATCCTATATAGGAAAACCCATTCTAAACTACTTAAATATTACCACCGAAAACCTTGGTGGTTTTGGGTATTGGACTATACGAATTCTTTTATTATTTGTGATGTATCAATTTTTGCTTGTCTTTTTTGGATGGCTATTTGGTCAACATAAATTTTTCTGGAACTTCGAAAAGAAAATGCTGCGCAGAATTGGTTTAAAACGTTTTGTAGATTAA